TGGTAGAGCTGATAGAACACGGGATCGCGCATCGATGTTTCGTAGTGCATCAGCACACCCGGCCAAACTTCACTGGCCGACCCGTAGTAGTCGCCCTGGGCCAATATCATCCGTGCCGTCGTTTCGATCATCTTGTAGTAGTCCACGTTCACACTGTCAACGGTGCCGCTCACGAGATTGCCCACGATATCGATCGCTTCCGGTTGCCGCAGGTTGATATGCTGTCCATCGCGCGTCACCACGTACCCCTGATCGATCGCCTGCCGAACGCGCTCCTCGTATGCTTTCAGTCCGCTCAGCTTAATGGGATCGTACGGACGCCaaaggaaattgttttcgCGCGATCGGAACGGTACGCCGTTCCAGTAGCGTAGCATTGAATAGTACCCGGTTGCAATCGGCGACTCCCAGGTAAGTTCCTGAATCGGACCCAAACCGTTGGAGCTACGCTCGAGGTAGTACCGGGCGAGAAGCTGCTGATGCATGAACAGATACAGCTCACCTCTTCGGTCGTTCTTCAAGCCGAGCTTATCGCCGCCCAGGAATGGTGCATAATCCATCatgaagtagtagtagtacgaGTTCAGGCCCACATCCTCCGTAAAGTATGACAGTGATCCTTCACCGTAGAACTGTGTCGCAAACGTGGTGGTGTAGTTGGACAGTGCCAAATTGTGCCGTTTGTTCGCGTGGAAACCGTAGCTTGGGTCCATGGCGCGCCTATTGGCCGCATCATGAAACACATCACCGTCGAAGAAGTAGTGTGGGTAAATTTCGTAGATGGCCGGTAAAATAATGCCCTGCAGATCTGCACGGTGGAGCACGGAGAGCGTCAGTGCGCTGAGGAACATTCCTTCGTTGAGGTTATGACGCGCCCAGATCACGTTCTTGTAGTACGTATCCCAATCGATCGCATTGTCGAAGAACCGGTACAGCTGCAGTGTCTGTTTGGCGTACCAGTAGTTGTAGATGGTAAATATTTGACCCTTTCTCAGCAAACCCTGCTGGTAGGTTTGTATAAACTCGTTCACTTCGGTGTAATTCTACAAGAGAGAAAGTGCGAGATTAACAGCACTGTTTGATGCTACTCCGGGGGGAGTGTAATGGACGTGACGTACCGCATATTTGCTCGGATCCGTCACCCAACGGCCGGTGAATGGGAGATACTCTTCAAACGCGATCGGTTGATGAAGATGGCGTAGAATCTCGAAGAAGAATTTCTGCTTCACAAGGAACTCCTTGTCCGCTGCAATGAAGTAGGCGATTAGTAAACgatgttttaaacattttacccGCACTTACCATACTTGACGGACAACCCGTCCACCGTAGCCTGGGATATTGGTACGTAGGTGCCATAGCAGACCGACAGCAAGGCACAAAGGATCGCCAACCAGTGCCCCGGCAGCTGCATCGTATTAGCTACTTGTAGTTGCAAAGTTAAAACTGTGCTCGCAACATTCGCGTGCACCCGGTTTTATAGATTCGTCTGAACGGTCGCTGATAACGATGGCTTGTAATGATGACGACATTTCGGTTATATTTCGTGAATTAAACGGCATTGCATAATGAGCCGGTCGAACGCGAGATGTGTGCATTTAACCTGATAAGCTGATGTACGCCCAAGCGTTGCATAAgagttgtttgaatttgtttgtattggaCGTTGAACGGCATACTGAATTTAATAAGAATTCTTTTCTGACTAAAGCCAGGTTGAGCATCAAATAGGGGAACGGTTCTGCGAAATAAATAGGAAGGCAGCTCGTGCGGGGCTTGGGGCATCGTGCTCCTGTAGTAAGCGTTCAGTAGCATAGCAGAAGCGATCGGGCAAAGACGTCTCAGactaataaagtaaaaaaaaaaataacacagcGTAGGTCcaagttttttcttttggctccGAAATAAAATTGGTGTCGTGAATAGAACATTATACCAACAAGAGTGATGGAAGTTATTATGCGCTTTTGATTCTAGTCTATTAACGTAGCGCAGTGAGTGACGTGCTCCGGGTGTGATCAGAAGCTCGAAGGATACAAACTCATTCAGAGTGTAACAACCATTAAACGAGATGCTGCTGTAATCCTTCAGTCATCAGGGCTATGATATAGCTGAAATGAATCAGGTGTGCAAGTAACGATGGAATACAGTGGCAGAACTCTTTAAGAAGAGTGCGGAGAAGTGTAAATTACAGTGCACTGTCCTGTATGCAGTCTACAAGACCTTGTCCCAATTCGGTAGAATTCTCCAGAAATAAGGAAAGCACCAGATCTTCACACATCACCTACTCAGTACCTTACATACAGCAGCTTAAACCCAGCTATGAAAGATCATGCAGCAGTTCGAATTTCTTCGGAATCTGATAGCACGGATGTTGCAGGCTATTCAAGGGAGTTTTTGTGTCATACGAATAGCGTCTAGAGCACGATTTCTCCCGTTCTCTACAATTCCTTGGTTTCACTGACATATCTCTCGACGTACGACGATATACGAGCGATGCACGCGACGCGAGGCTTGAAGGATTAACTTAAAGATCAGTGAGACGAAACCATTCACCATAATAGAGGTCAACTGGGAGGCGGAGTATCAGTAAAGGACGACGATGTTAAGAcagttttgcagtttttctACTTTTATACGATTGTAACTTCGAAAAACACAATAAGCATCCATATTCGTAAGTGCTGGACAGCTAGACATACTACCAGCACTCCATAAACCTCTACGATGCACAACATTACATCAAGTTGCGGAATGCAGTATATATCGCACTAGAAGAACATGCATAGTATTAGACTAACCTGCAAGAAGACGACAATTTTATCCTTGTTTGTAAGTGGTGGATGCTGCGTACTACGGAGATCTTTGGCGATTTTTTGTGGGCATGGTGGCAGGAGAAAGGGAGCAAGGAACCGAAACACGGATGGTACCTTGGATGGAGAACTGCAGCCATAAACCAATATTCCAGGAAACAGACACCATGAGTAAGAACAGGGTTTGATATTTATCCAACTGTTGTTCTGCTTCCACGAACTCGCGCTGCGGTTTGTACTTATTTTGCCCTTATTAACCCATTTATTCTTGTGTAACCTTCTTAATGCTCTTCTGAATTTAGATTAAAAAAAGATCACATAGTTGtgcaaaaaggggtttttatttattggagGAACACCATTAAAGACCTATTAAATGTTGGGATACAATTTCTGTATATCTATATTCGGAAACCCTGTCTTCAATGTGTGCTAATAGTTTAGTTTGGCAACTCTGCTTTGACGGCACAAGAAGCATtttggttgaaatatttcatgttaTTATTTAGTTGTACTTGAACATTTGAAGAATAAACATCAGTCGAAGCACAGCTCTCCGAAGTGTCGCGTTAATTTAATGATAGATTCTCATTATTAAATACCTGTGCTTAATTTGATAAAAGATCGTATGCTGTTTGCAAAAATCTTGGTGAACACTGCAGGCTTAGTTTTATCACAGCGTGAACTACCCCACGACACAATACCATACAAACGATCCTCACAAACGAGGGGACCTCCACTGTCACCCGCGCACGTATCAGCAGCTTCACCCCGTGCGCAGATCATGCTGCGGACAAGTGTAAAAAGATGGGTTCGAGACATCATTCCCGTTTTGCAACGTCAATATCCAGTACCTACCTGGAAGTAATAGCAAGCGGATGCCATTGCACACGACAGGTTCTCGGGGTGATGAGCTGAAGCGACCCAACTTGCAGTGTGTTGGATACGGCGTTCGTTCTAGCGTTGGCTATACCCCAACCAGTAATGTTACAAACTGCAGAGGATGATGACGAAGACGTGGAAGGTTCTGCACTCTGCAACGTTATAGGTGCTACATTCTGATGCCCACTGAACTCGCTGCTGATCTCAATGATCGCTACGTCATTATCATTGATGCTGTCGTTATAGTTGGGGTGTATCAGAACACGTTCAGCACTAAATACCACACTCGTGCCCGTTTGTGTTGTACAGCCACCATGCAAAGAAATCTGAAACCGGCAGCTAGCATTAGTTAAACGGCTCTTAATTCGCAACCTTCAACAGGATCAGTACCTTTTTTGCATCCGACACACCGTACACACAGTGGGCAGCAGTGAGAGCGTGCTTATTCCCTATCACTACTGCACTACAGGTAGCGTATCCACTTTTGCGCAAAAGCAGCATATGCGGATGATCCTTTATGTCTGCATTGCGTCCACCTACAATCCGGCCAGACCTTTGCTCTGCTTCACTAAAGCCAGCGGCGTAGAGGAATAGCAGCACACACACGGAAAACTGGAAATATCTTTCATTGACGGGCATTGCTCTACCGGACGATAAATTGTTAACAACTAACCAGGCAAGCTACCATTCTGCTTGAATCGTGCAAATCTGGACACGTTGTTGATACAGGTGCATGAACCAGCGTAAACAAACGTGTTCAAACTTTCTGCCAAGCCTCTTCTAGTGAATGAGGAGCGGATACAGTTCCGAAATGATACCAATATTTACCGATACATTGCATCTTACCAGAATCCATATATTTTAGAATGCTCGCGTGAGTTTCGTGAAGTACATCTTAGCAACATGGTGTTTTAGTTTCCACATAGTATGTGTTCTACGAGACTAAcaaagaacaagaacaatGGGTGAATCTACTTCTGGGGCA
This region of Anopheles marshallii chromosome 2, idAnoMarsDA_429_01, whole genome shotgun sequence genomic DNA includes:
- the LOC128718412 gene encoding hexamerin-1.1-like, with the translated sequence MQLPGHWLAILCALLSVCYGTYVPISQATVDGLSVKYADKEFLVKQKFFFEILRHLHQPIAFEEYLPFTGRWVTDPSKYANYTEVNEFIQTYQQGLLRKGQIFTIYNYWYAKQTLQLYRFFDNAIDWDTYYKNVIWARHNLNEGMFLSALTLSVLHRADLQGIILPAIYEIYPHYFFDGDVFHDAANRRAMDPSYGFHANKRHNLALSNYTTTFATQFYGEGSLSYFTEDVGLNSYYYYFMMDYAPFLGGDKLGLKNDRRGELYLFMHQQLLARYYLERSSNGLGPIQELTWESPIATGYYSMLRYWNGVPFRSRENNFLWRPYDPIKLSGLKAYEERVRQAIDQGYVVTRDGQHINLRQPEAIDIVGNLVSGTVDSVNVDYYKMIETTARMILAQGDYYGSASEVWPGVLMHYETSMRDPVFYQLYQRLLSFYWDFKSYLPPYTVDQLKFEGVEIKGASVEKLITYFEPFDVDISNGLGFNYGAEQSTWNFSVYARKQRLNHKPFSYVLNISAQFAGKGVVRMYMGPKMFHLNQLQYMKKFFVEMDQYTVDLVVGDNQIKRNTREFYYDIRDRTTYTELYQRIMKAYKGEEQFVLDMSEVHCGWPDRLLLPKGHPHGFPLSFFFIVTPFYPPKMAQFSNFDSTYTCGTGSGSKYIDALPFGFPFDREINFSNFATKNMLFTDVVVYHVDGNQTNESH
- the LOC128707631 gene encoding chymotrypsin-1-like, which encodes MPVNERYFQFSVCVLLFLYAAGFSEAEQRSGRIVGGRNADIKDHPHMLLLRKSGYATCSAVVIGNKHALTAAHCVYGVSDAKKISLHGGCTTQTGTSVVFSAERVLIHPNYNDSINDNDVAIIEISSEFSGHQNVAPITLQSAEPSTSSSSSSAVCNITGWGIANARTNAVSNTLQVGSLQLITPRTCRVQWHPLAITSSMICARGEAADTCAGDSGGPLVCEDRLYGIVSWGSSRCDKTKPAVFTKIFANSIRSFIKLSTGI